In one Geoglobus acetivorans genomic region, the following are encoded:
- a CDS encoding VC_2705 family sodium/solute symporter, protein MGIFDEPKIAIPGIFLIYFVVVGALAAAGNIGAASAVAVFGSVLIYVTVALIMRSATTEAFYVAGRDVGAIPIGSSIASNWMSGASFVSMAGAIAILGYDGLPYIIGWTLGYVIAAVLIGPFVRRSGTYTVPEFIETRAGGWPVARLIAVLMLFIVSFTYLVAQLVATGVIIGRFLGISAIIGAMLGSLFVILFAGTGGWRSVVWVQVTQYWVLIVAYWIGFLLAAAKAGIFKPWPHIGYGALLSQLETREVAFGLKPFTEPFKVGFAGGTGLVNWILGALALMLGTVGLPHVLSQFYLVKDVRTARYGVGWGLTFIALLYLTAPVYAILARYAFSNVWGMPIDQAQTVGWIEKWMPTGLIHIVDKNANGLLDPAELAFHKDIVVIGMPDMWGLAWWVAVVVAVGGLAAALSTANGLLMVMTVGATRDIYKRFINPNVSEEREVWIGRGMLLLLALISAGAGARAIQDPTFSKYVALLVGWAFVFAASSFTPAVILGIFWKGLNRTGMIAGMFIGMAVALPYVLGLGLLGWQPVVIAGAKIGTIAWGVVGFLVNLVVSVVVSLATGGEKANTPEIIEFVDRMKIPE, encoded by the coding sequence ATGGGTATTTTTGATGAGCCAAAAATTGCCATTCCAGGTATATTCCTGATCTACTTTGTGGTTGTCGGAGCGCTGGCAGCAGCAGGAAATATAGGTGCAGCAAGTGCAGTTGCAGTGTTCGGGTCAGTGCTTATCTACGTTACAGTCGCCCTGATCATGAGATCGGCAACGACAGAGGCGTTCTATGTTGCAGGGAGAGATGTGGGAGCCATACCGATAGGATCATCGATAGCATCGAACTGGATGAGTGGTGCATCTTTTGTCTCGATGGCGGGAGCCATTGCAATTCTTGGTTATGATGGTTTGCCGTATATTATAGGATGGACCCTTGGTTATGTCATTGCCGCTGTGCTTATTGGACCATTTGTGAGAAGGTCAGGAACATACACCGTTCCAGAGTTCATTGAGACGAGAGCCGGTGGATGGCCTGTTGCGAGGCTCATAGCCGTTCTCATGCTGTTCATAGTCTCATTCACATACCTTGTCGCACAGCTTGTCGCAACCGGTGTTATCATCGGAAGGTTCCTTGGTATCAGTGCTATAATTGGAGCAATGCTGGGTTCACTGTTCGTCATACTCTTCGCGGGAACAGGAGGATGGAGAAGTGTTGTCTGGGTTCAGGTTACCCAGTACTGGGTTCTGATAGTGGCATACTGGATCGGATTTCTGCTTGCAGCGGCAAAGGCTGGAATCTTCAAACCCTGGCCTCACATAGGCTATGGTGCCCTTCTATCGCAGCTTGAGACAAGAGAGGTAGCATTTGGGCTTAAACCATTCACCGAGCCATTCAAGGTTGGGTTTGCTGGCGGAACCGGGCTTGTAAACTGGATATTAGGCGCTCTGGCACTGATGCTCGGAACTGTTGGACTTCCACACGTGCTGTCCCAGTTCTACTTGGTTAAGGACGTCAGGACGGCGAGGTACGGAGTTGGCTGGGGTCTGACATTCATAGCACTTCTCTACCTTACCGCTCCAGTCTATGCCATCCTTGCGAGATACGCCTTCTCGAACGTCTGGGGAATGCCGATCGATCAGGCACAGACGGTCGGGTGGATTGAAAAGTGGATGCCAACTGGACTCATCCACATTGTCGATAAAAACGCCAACGGTCTGCTTGATCCCGCAGAACTGGCGTTCCACAAGGATATCGTCGTTATAGGAATGCCGGACATGTGGGGACTTGCCTGGTGGGTTGCTGTTGTCGTTGCTGTCGGTGGTCTTGCGGCCGCGCTGAGTACCGCCAACGGTCTCCTGATGGTCATGACGGTTGGTGCCACGAGAGACATCTACAAGAGATTCATCAACCCGAATGTCTCAGAAGAGAGAGAAGTGTGGATAGGCAGAGGAATGCTGCTGCTGCTGGCTCTGATCTCAGCCGGAGCAGGTGCAAGGGCTATACAGGATCCAACGTTCAGCAAATACGTTGCACTGCTGGTTGGATGGGCTTTCGTGTTTGCGGCCAGCTCTTTCACACCAGCGGTTATACTGGGTATCTTCTGGAAAGGACTTAACAGGACGGGAATGATAGCGGGAATGTTCATCGGTATGGCCGTTGCACTGCCATACGTGCTCGGCCTTGGTCTGCTCGGATGGCAGCCAGTGGTTATCGCAGGTGCCAAGATCGGTACAATCGCATGGGGTGTCGTTGGTTTCCTGGTCAATCTGGTGGTCTCGGTGGTTGTCAGCCTTGCCACTGGAGGTGAAAAGGCAAATACACCGGAAATCATCGAGTTCGTTGACAGAATGAAAATACCAGAGTAA
- a CDS encoding sodium/substrate symporter small subunit, with product MVEEGKISEEQFREYWGKMKSLTIVILLLWTIPAFWLHLPVATTSKIYILGGIPLHWFNAAFVSVVFGIILIFAYAIVMDKWDREILGKG from the coding sequence ATGGTGGAAGAAGGAAAAATAAGTGAGGAGCAGTTCAGAGAGTACTGGGGCAAAATGAAGTCATTGACCATCGTAATTCTGCTGCTGTGGACCATTCCAGCGTTCTGGTTGCACCTTCCAGTAGCAACAACAAGCAAGATATACATACTGGGGGGGATTCCACTGCACTGGTTCAACGCCGCTTTCGTCTCTGTTGTTTTTGGAATTATCCTGATATTTGCGTATGCGATAGTGATGGATAAGTGGGATAGAGAGATTCTCGGAAAGGGGTGA
- a CDS encoding putative nucleotidyltransferase substrate binding domain-containing protein, producing MSKFRKLSDFIRRDPVVIEADRSIKDAAKLMDDEKVSSVVVMKNGKPLAFFTESDLRHAIGKDVNLTAKVVDHAKTRIVTAHPSSTILDGLSKMVTNGVKHLAVIESGRIIGVLTLRDLAYELGPKYIKYTAKIHESKSIEDLAAVMNDFKMELLEETNYYLEYPEIVNPAEFFSEISHVVDTIIIKASAIMNMPAEGYVYAVTGSGGRGEQFLLTDRDTLAIFSDESVVDLLKNFESSLDRTGFPGCDHGYTSDKFNLHHSEIEKTCSEVSRNVESNIVKISLFSDARCLFGESKMLIELKECLSEKLYRNRHVIISSLRYKPALTIFGDVKDEFNYKAGAVAPIEYPVRALAITNGIFDVTNTFQRIRALAQEKLIPSDLADDLEHAYTILMRRKIWLQSQNLKVLKTSQLNPMERQMIKDALRTVKKFQNYAERNFI from the coding sequence ATGTCAAAATTCCGAAAGCTTTCTGATTTTATCAGGAGAGATCCTGTTGTTATTGAAGCGGACAGAAGTATAAAGGATGCCGCAAAGCTGATGGATGACGAGAAAGTCTCCAGCGTTGTTGTCATGAAAAACGGGAAACCTCTGGCTTTTTTTACTGAAAGTGACCTGAGACATGCAATTGGTAAAGACGTAAACCTCACGGCAAAAGTGGTGGATCATGCAAAAACGAGGATTGTAACCGCACATCCCTCCTCGACAATTCTCGATGGACTGTCGAAAATGGTTACAAACGGTGTCAAGCATCTGGCGGTAATCGAGAGCGGGAGGATCATAGGGGTGCTGACCCTCAGGGATCTCGCCTACGAGCTCGGTCCGAAGTACATAAAATACACCGCAAAAATCCATGAGAGCAAGAGCATAGAGGACCTGGCTGCTGTCATGAACGATTTCAAGATGGAGCTTCTGGAAGAGACGAATTACTATCTCGAGTATCCGGAGATCGTGAATCCCGCAGAGTTCTTCTCGGAAATCTCTCATGTTGTTGACACCATCATAATCAAAGCCTCGGCCATAATGAACATGCCCGCTGAGGGCTATGTTTATGCAGTAACGGGTAGTGGTGGAAGGGGAGAACAGTTTTTGCTCACAGATAGGGATACACTTGCAATTTTTTCAGATGAAAGTGTTGTTGATCTGCTCAAAAACTTCGAATCGTCGCTTGACAGAACTGGATTCCCCGGGTGTGACCACGGGTACACCTCAGATAAATTCAACCTGCACCATTCGGAAATAGAAAAAACATGTTCCGAAGTCTCAAGGAATGTGGAAAGCAACATCGTAAAGATTTCTCTGTTTTCGGATGCAAGATGTCTTTTCGGAGAGAGTAAAATGCTCATAGAGCTTAAGGAATGTTTATCCGAGAAGCTGTACAGAAACAGACATGTAATTATATCCTCCCTCCGGTACAAACCCGCTCTGACAATCTTCGGTGATGTTAAGGATGAATTCAATTACAAGGCAGGTGCAGTGGCTCCAATCGAATATCCCGTCAGAGCGCTTGCAATCACAAATGGAATTTTCGATGTTACAAACACATTTCAGAGAATCAGAGCACTTGCACAGGAAAAATTGATTCCATCGGACCTTGCGGATGACCTCGAACACGCCTATACAATTCTGATGAGGAGAAAGATATGGCTTCAGTCCCAGAATTTGAAGGTTTTGAAGACCTCACAGCTGAACCCAATGGAAAGACAGATGATAAAGGACGCTCTGAGGACGGTAAAGAAATTCCAGAATTACGCTGAGAGGAACTTTATCTGA
- a CDS encoding 3'-5' exonuclease, protein MVSDLYEQNYCIIDLETTGLNTKKDEILSIAVIPIRNLKIDMDKVYCTFVRPEKFKVDSVKYHGITENDLREAPRFEDIADEIEKLLRDNILVGYAVQIDVEFLRNAFKKKLKRKVKVERYVDVAEIEAWLLRKRGSGVTFRLDFESLIKIYRIDSEHRHSAVGDAYLTALVFLHQLSQLIDYGLNVVDLVRIGRRMLI, encoded by the coding sequence ATGGTAAGCGATTTGTATGAGCAGAATTACTGCATAATCGACCTGGAAACCACTGGACTGAATACGAAGAAGGATGAGATTCTATCCATCGCAGTAATTCCTATCAGAAATCTGAAAATAGACATGGACAAGGTATACTGCACATTCGTCAGGCCAGAGAAGTTCAAGGTGGACTCAGTTAAGTATCACGGAATAACAGAGAACGATCTCAGAGAGGCGCCGAGGTTCGAGGATATTGCAGATGAAATCGAAAAGCTCCTGAGAGATAACATCCTGGTCGGATACGCTGTCCAGATAGATGTCGAATTCCTCAGAAATGCATTCAAGAAAAAGCTGAAGAGGAAGGTAAAGGTGGAGAGATACGTGGATGTGGCGGAAATCGAAGCGTGGCTCCTGAGAAAAAGAGGGTCGGGCGTCACGTTCAGGCTTGATTTTGAAAGTTTGATCAAGATCTACAGGATTGACAGCGAACACAGACACTCTGCTGTCGGGGATGCGTATCTCACTGCTCTTGTTTTTCTGCATCAGCTCTCACAGCTCATTGACTACGGCCTGAACGTCGTCGATCTTGTCAGAATAGGTAGAAGGATGCTTATATAA